Part of the Rhodococcus sp. OK302 genome is shown below.
CCCGCAGTGCTCGACGCCGTCCGCCGCGCGGGGCGTTCCAACAAGATCGTGCGTCGCAGCATCGTGCTGACGGCATTCGGTGAGGACTTCTGCCACACCTGCTTCTCGCTGTAGGGGCTACGCCCCCGTGCGCCTAGCGCCAACTACCAAAAAGGCGCACAGGCGGAGCCGTCAGACCCAGTCGCGCGAGGATCGTCCCGACCAATTGGCGAGACGTTCCGTAGGGCCGGCCTCGGCGCGAGGCTCCACCACCGCGGAGAAAGGCACCCCGGGCACACGAGCGGCAGCGGGAAGGAATTGCCGGAACACTGCCGCTGTCGGCTCGACGAGCGCCGAGTCGGCCTCCGATGGCTGCCCGATCGCTACTGCAAGGTCCCAGCCGTGCACCAACGCTTCATTGGCATAGGCCCACAGCGCGAAGCGGCCCGTCGACTCGCCCCACGGTCCAGCGATCGGTTTGTCGAGGAGCGCGTCGTCGGCCCATGTCTGCTGGGCACGTTCGGCGAGTCGTGCATACGTATCTTCGTCATGGTCAGGCGAAATCGCCGGTACGGAATCGGGGCTTCCCAACTCTGCGATGGCGATGATTCGACCACCGGTCCCGACGAGGTGCGACGCCAGTGCGAGCACGTCGAACTCGTCGCACGGAGTGGGCAAGGCGTGTTGATCTTCGCGGACAGCGCGGAGCAAGGTTGTCACCCAGTCCGTGGCGCCGCGGTAGATAGGACGCGGGTCGATCTGATCGGGAGCAGTCATGGCGAGATCCTCTCGTCGGCGCCGCAGGATGCGGCGCCACTGAAGTCGAGTAAACCGGCCAAAGATGTCACCTTCTGTCATGTTCTGCTGGCAAGATTGAAGAACATGCGCGCCGATCGACTGCTCTCCATCCTCATGCTGCTGCAACATCGCGGCAGACTGACCGCCGCGGAGATCGCGACGGAGTTGGAAGTGTCCAAGCGAACCGTTCTCCGCGATATCGAAGCCCTGTCCACCTCTGGCGTCCCCGTCTACACCGATCGTGGACGCGGCGGCGGCATCAGCTTGATTCCCGGGTATCGCACCGACCTCACCGGCCTCACCCTCGAAGAAACCAAAGCTCTTCTCTCCTCCGGCACGGGCCGCATAGCGTCCCCGAATTTCGCGAGCGCTATGCGCAAGGTCGCCGCGGCTCTGCCGGAGCGGCACCGCGCCGAAGCCAGTCGGGCTTCTCAACGAATACTGATTCGCCCCGACGGATTTGCCTGGCCGAGTCCGCCCGAGCCGCACCTTGTCGAGCTTCAGCGAGCGGTGATCGAAGGACTACGAGTGCGTGTGTTGTACAACAGCCGAAATGCTGACGCACACGAGCGAATCCTCGACCCCATCGGCCTCGTCTACGCAGGTGCCCACTGGTATCTGTTAGCCGAGCGCGACGGCACGGAGAGAACGTACCGAGTCTCCCGCATCGAGGAGCTGACCGTTCTCACAGAACCTGCCACCCGCGCCTCGGAAGTTGATCTGGAATCAGCATTCCTGGTGCATTGGAACTCCTTTCGGAGTTCCCTGCCCAAGGTGATCGTTGCCTGCATGATCCGCGACGACGCCTGGGAAACGTTATCCGGCAAGTCACTTCGCATCCTCGAGCACGAGGTCGAGCCCGACGGTTGGTCCAGAGCGGAGTTGGAGTTCGCAGAAGAGTCCAGCGCAATCCGCGCCCTGTGGGCCGTCGGACCGGGCGTCATCGCCCTCGCACCACAGCCGATCCGGGACGAACTCGCCACGCGGGCTGCAGAAACCGCTGCCGGCTACATAGGCTCCGCCTGTGCGCCTTTTTGGTAGCGCCAACTACCAAAAAGACGCAGAGGCGGAGCCTA
Proteins encoded:
- a CDS encoding TIGR03086 family metal-binding protein encodes the protein MTAPDQIDPRPIYRGATDWVTTLLRAVREDQHALPTPCDEFDVLALASHLVGTGGRIIAIAELGSPDSVPAISPDHDEDTYARLAERAQQTWADDALLDKPIAGPWGESTGRFALWAYANEALVHGWDLAVAIGQPSEADSALVEPTAAVFRQFLPAAARVPGVPFSAVVEPRAEAGPTERLANWSGRSSRDWV
- a CDS encoding helix-turn-helix transcriptional regulator, which encodes MRADRLLSILMLLQHRGRLTAAEIATELEVSKRTVLRDIEALSTSGVPVYTDRGRGGGISLIPGYRTDLTGLTLEETKALLSSGTGRIASPNFASAMRKVAAALPERHRAEASRASQRILIRPDGFAWPSPPEPHLVELQRAVIEGLRVRVLYNSRNADAHERILDPIGLVYAGAHWYLLAERDGTERTYRVSRIEELTVLTEPATRASEVDLESAFLVHWNSFRSSLPKVIVACMIRDDAWETLSGKSLRILEHEVEPDGWSRAELEFAEESSAIRALWAVGPGVIALAPQPIRDELATRAAETAAGYIGSACAPFW